Proteins found in one Streptococcus criceti HS-6 genomic segment:
- a CDS encoding SDR family oxidoreductase → MKIFIIGANGRVASELSERLVSAGHTVYAGVRDLSKVEETEKVKPISFNLHDSVADLAKSLRGMDVIYFLAGSRGKDLLQTDAFGAVKSMQAAQLAGIKRYIMLSSLFATEPEKWNQAGLDQLTDYNIAKFFADNYLVHQTDLDYTILQPGGLAEEAGTGLVTFAPEKVGRNPIPDVAEVLAKIIQYPNTKGKIIQMLSGTESIDAGMAKL, encoded by the coding sequence ATGAAAATTTTTATTATTGGAGCCAACGGCCGAGTCGCAAGTGAACTGTCTGAACGTCTGGTCTCGGCTGGTCATACGGTTTACGCGGGCGTTAGAGATTTATCCAAGGTCGAGGAAACTGAAAAGGTCAAGCCTATCTCCTTCAATCTCCATGATTCTGTAGCGGATTTGGCTAAGAGCCTGCGCGGTATGGATGTCATTTATTTCTTAGCGGGTTCACGAGGTAAGGATCTCTTGCAAACTGATGCTTTCGGCGCTGTCAAATCAATGCAAGCAGCTCAATTAGCCGGCATCAAACGCTATATCATGCTCAGTTCTCTCTTTGCGACAGAGCCAGAAAAGTGGAACCAAGCGGGCTTAGACCAATTGACGGACTATAATATTGCTAAGTTTTTTGCCGATAATTACCTGGTACATCAGACAGACCTAGACTATACAATCCTGCAGCCAGGCGGCTTAGCGGAAGAAGCAGGAACTGGGCTGGTAACCTTTGCTCCTGAAAAGGTTGGCCGCAATCCTATTCCTGATGTGGCAGAAGTGTTGGCCAAAATCATCCAGTATCCAAATACTAAGGGAAAGATCATTCAAATGCTGTCAGGTACTGAAAGTATTGATGCTGGTATGGCAAAACTATAG
- a CDS encoding UDP-N-acetylglucosamine 1-carboxyvinyltransferase, with the protein MRKIIINGGRPLSGEVAVSGAKNSVVALIPAIILADDPVTLDGVPAISDVDSLVEIMEIMGAKVKRDGETLEIDPRGVKDMPMPFGKINSLRASYYFYGSLLGRFGQAVVGLPGGCDLGPRPIDLHLKAFEAMGASISYEAEAMRLATGGKPMQGAHIYMDTVSVGATINTMLAAVKAQGRTVIENAAREPEIIDVATLLNNMGAHVRGAGTNIITIDGVERLGGTRHQVIPDRIEAGTYIAMAAAIGEGVRITNVLYEHLDSFISKLEEMGVRMTVDEDAIYVEKQENLKAISVRTSPYPGFATDLQQPITPLLLTAHGRGTILDTIYEKRINHVPELARMGADITVLGGKIVYNGPSQLTGAAVKATDLRAGAALVTAGLMAKGQTEITNIEFILRGYANIIEKLTALGADIKLVEE; encoded by the coding sequence ATGCGAAAAATTATTATCAATGGAGGTAGGCCGCTTTCAGGTGAAGTGGCTGTATCAGGTGCGAAAAATTCTGTTGTTGCTCTGATTCCCGCCATTATTCTAGCAGATGATCCCGTGACTCTGGATGGAGTGCCTGCCATCAGTGATGTAGACAGTCTGGTAGAAATCATGGAGATCATGGGAGCTAAGGTCAAGCGTGATGGTGAAACGCTTGAAATTGACCCGCGCGGTGTCAAAGATATGCCCATGCCATTCGGTAAAATCAATAGTCTGCGAGCTTCTTATTACTTTTATGGAAGTCTCCTAGGTCGCTTTGGTCAGGCTGTCGTCGGTCTGCCTGGTGGTTGTGATTTGGGCCCACGTCCGATTGACCTACACCTTAAGGCTTTTGAAGCCATGGGAGCCAGTATTTCCTATGAAGCAGAAGCTATGCGTTTGGCGACTGGTGGTAAGCCCATGCAAGGGGCTCATATCTATATGGATACAGTCAGCGTTGGTGCGACGATCAATACTATGCTGGCAGCGGTCAAGGCCCAAGGCCGAACCGTGATTGAAAATGCTGCCAGAGAGCCTGAAATCATTGATGTAGCGACCTTACTTAATAATATGGGAGCGCATGTTCGTGGAGCTGGAACCAATATCATTACCATTGATGGCGTTGAACGTCTAGGCGGGACCCGTCACCAAGTCATTCCAGACCGAATTGAGGCTGGTACCTATATCGCCATGGCGGCGGCTATTGGTGAGGGTGTCCGTATTACCAATGTCCTCTACGAACACTTGGATAGCTTTATTTCCAAACTGGAGGAAATGGGCGTTCGGATGACCGTTGACGAAGATGCAATCTATGTTGAAAAGCAGGAGAACCTCAAGGCCATTTCTGTTCGGACCTCACCTTATCCGGGCTTTGCGACTGATTTGCAACAGCCGATTACTCCGCTCTTATTGACAGCCCACGGTCGAGGAACTATCCTTGATACTATCTATGAAAAACGTATTAATCATGTGCCAGAACTGGCTCGCATGGGGGCTGATATCACAGTTCTAGGAGGTAAAATCGTCTACAATGGCCCAAGTCAATTGACTGGAGCAGCAGTTAAGGCAACCGACCTGCGGGCTGGAGCTGCCTTGGTAACGGCTGGATTAATGGCTAAGGGACAGACTGAGATCACCAATATTGAATTTATCCTGCGAGGCTATGCCAATATTATTGAAAAATTGACAGCCTTGGGAGCAGATATTAAATTGGTGGAAGAATAA